Proteins from a genomic interval of Symmachiella macrocystis:
- a CDS encoding LamG-like jellyroll fold domain-containing protein yields MQKIAMKLAYTLLFLVGFPSIVTAQAADKPVMHWLLQPEYVDHLTIKDAAAAHAGQINGIVSHWHGNNIAALEFDGLHNRIVAEPVKSLSAPPTLSVSAWVTIDKPADHGGIAGLIQKEKPFATAWLLGYQGDQFTFSGPASTGKTLMSRTRFQPGRWYHVAATDDGITQKLFVNGQQEASAESPTEKNVALPGLQFVIGAARDGDQIVHMHGMIHEIAIYEQAIDAAAFQGQYDSKATAFPAPLEITVGPHVEFLSRTSAVVEWETAQPMPSVVAYGIDKQLGHRVADAQPTTQHRVTLDDIAPDSIYSFQIRGTDNEQETAGKTHVFDSHFNYTLPTVVDDQSPYPHDELTELYESFAERILKETGVTQGYCLVLGVEQGRLAYELAKRSNLKIVAVDDNPANVAAARAALGETPYYGLRISIHEGSLSDLPYGEYFANLVVSDSLLRRGKLAADPGEMYRVLSPSGGTAYLGQSDKRRVKVTQTDLKKWLSEDPNDESRIDENGGLFASVRRGPLTGAGQWTHQYGQADNASCSQDFLVRGKMNVQWWGRPGPRPMPDRGPRNPAPLSAGGRLYIQGDRVLFSLNAYNGTVLWSKQVPAIRRANMPRDCSNMVAADDALYVVEGDHVLKFDGQTGKPAVVMQLPDSDEAVPVDWGYLACVGDTLLGSVQKSGAGYLGDFGEWYDKSEPTSIAKVTSRRLFALDRNTGAAQWNYQGGVIINSTLTVADGRVYFVESRNPAALDSNAGRLVDEVQTGQFLVAVDLQTGEKLWEQPTDLSDASRVIYLVHTDDTLAVTGSSNGKYHIWAFNNKEGKPLWKESFAMKKDDHGGAIQHPVAVGSTLYCELRGYNLRTGKLERTDLPQRRGCGTMAASNYAFFYRHRFHGMWDLETNTQSEFQGIRGGCWLGQIPAAGLMLAPESSAGCSCTHSIQISVGYIPSAMTKQTPPSQ; encoded by the coding sequence ATGCAAAAGATAGCGATGAAATTGGCCTACACTCTGCTCTTCCTGGTTGGCTTTCCCAGCATTGTAACCGCTCAAGCGGCGGACAAGCCGGTGATGCATTGGTTGCTGCAGCCTGAATATGTCGACCACTTGACCATCAAAGATGCCGCCGCCGCGCATGCCGGGCAGATCAACGGCATTGTGAGTCACTGGCATGGGAACAACATCGCCGCTTTGGAATTCGACGGCCTGCACAACAGGATCGTCGCCGAACCAGTGAAAAGCCTGTCAGCCCCCCCAACGCTGTCGGTCTCTGCCTGGGTCACGATCGACAAACCGGCCGACCATGGCGGGATCGCTGGGCTGATTCAAAAAGAAAAACCATTCGCCACCGCTTGGCTGCTGGGGTATCAAGGCGATCAATTCACGTTTTCCGGGCCCGCCTCCACGGGCAAGACGCTCATGAGCCGAACGAGATTCCAACCCGGCCGTTGGTATCACGTTGCAGCGACGGATGACGGAATAACACAAAAGCTGTTCGTCAACGGACAACAGGAAGCCTCCGCCGAAAGCCCCACAGAAAAGAACGTCGCCCTCCCCGGACTGCAATTTGTTATCGGCGCAGCGCGGGACGGAGACCAGATTGTCCACATGCACGGCATGATTCACGAAATCGCCATTTATGAACAGGCGATCGATGCTGCAGCCTTCCAAGGACAATACGACAGTAAGGCAACCGCGTTCCCCGCCCCGCTAGAAATCACAGTCGGCCCGCACGTTGAATTCCTTTCACGTACTTCCGCCGTTGTGGAGTGGGAAACCGCCCAACCCATGCCCTCGGTCGTTGCCTATGGTATCGACAAACAACTAGGCCACCGCGTCGCGGACGCCCAACCGACGACTCAGCATCGCGTCACGCTGGACGATATCGCGCCGGATTCCATCTACTCTTTTCAAATCCGAGGCACGGACAACGAACAAGAAACTGCGGGGAAAACCCATGTGTTTGACTCGCATTTCAATTACACATTGCCGACGGTCGTTGACGATCAATCCCCCTATCCACACGACGAACTGACCGAATTGTATGAGTCGTTTGCCGAGCGGATTCTCAAAGAAACCGGCGTTACGCAAGGGTACTGTTTAGTGCTGGGCGTCGAGCAAGGCCGCTTGGCGTATGAATTGGCCAAGCGATCGAATCTGAAAATTGTCGCCGTCGACGACAATCCCGCCAACGTCGCCGCCGCTCGCGCCGCTCTGGGCGAGACACCTTATTACGGCCTGCGAATCAGCATCCACGAAGGTAGTCTCTCCGATTTACCTTATGGTGAATACTTCGCCAATCTGGTCGTTTCCGACAGCCTGCTGAGGCGGGGCAAGCTCGCTGCTGATCCTGGGGAAATGTATCGCGTGCTCAGTCCGTCGGGAGGCACCGCCTATTTGGGGCAATCGGACAAGCGCAGGGTCAAGGTCACGCAAACGGATTTGAAGAAATGGCTCAGCGAGGATCCCAACGACGAATCCCGAATCGACGAAAATGGCGGCCTCTTTGCCTCGGTCCGTCGCGGCCCATTGACCGGTGCCGGGCAATGGACACATCAATATGGACAAGCGGACAACGCCTCGTGCAGTCAGGACTTTCTCGTTCGGGGCAAGATGAACGTCCAATGGTGGGGCCGCCCCGGTCCCCGACCGATGCCTGACCGTGGCCCCCGCAATCCCGCGCCGCTCTCTGCCGGGGGACGACTTTACATTCAAGGGGACCGCGTCCTGTTCAGTTTGAATGCTTATAACGGCACCGTCTTGTGGTCGAAACAGGTCCCGGCCATCCGCCGCGCCAACATGCCGCGGGATTGCAGCAACATGGTTGCCGCTGATGATGCGCTTTACGTCGTCGAAGGAGATCATGTGCTCAAATTTGACGGCCAAACCGGCAAGCCGGCCGTTGTGATGCAACTTCCTGACAGCGATGAGGCAGTACCAGTCGATTGGGGTTACCTGGCCTGCGTCGGCGACACGCTGCTCGGCTCTGTTCAGAAATCAGGGGCGGGATATTTGGGGGATTTCGGCGAATGGTACGATAAAAGCGAGCCGACATCGATTGCGAAAGTCACCAGTCGCCGGCTTTTTGCCCTCGACCGCAACACGGGAGCAGCGCAGTGGAATTATCAAGGCGGCGTGATCATCAACTCTACGCTCACGGTGGCTGACGGCCGCGTGTACTTTGTAGAAAGCCGCAATCCCGCCGCCCTGGACAGCAACGCGGGCCGTTTGGTCGATGAAGTGCAAACCGGACAGTTCTTGGTCGCGGTGGACTTACAAACCGGCGAAAAATTGTGGGAGCAACCGACCGATCTCAGCGATGCCTCACGGGTAATCTATCTCGTGCATACCGACGACACGTTGGCCGTGACGGGATCCTCCAACGGGAAATACCATATCTGGGCCTTCAACAACAAAGAGGGCAAACCGCTCTGGAAAGAATCGTTTGCCATGAAAAAGGACGATCACGGCGGTGCGATTCAACATCCCGTGGCGGTTGGCAGCACGCTGTACTGCGAATTGCGAGGCTACAATCTCCGCACCGGCAAATTGGAACGGACCGACTTGCCCCAGCGGCGCGGTTGCGGGACGATGGCGGCGTCGAATTACGCGTTCTTTTACCGACACCGTTTTCACGGCATGTGGGATTTGGAGACCAATACTCAAAGCGAGTTTCAGGGCATCCGAGGAGGCTGCTGGTTGGGCCAAATTCCCGCAGCGGGTTTAATGCTCGCACCAGAATCGAGCGCCGGATGTTCTTGCACACATTCGATCCAAATCTCCGTGGGCTACATCCCGTCGGCAATGACCAAACAAACTCCCCCCAGTCAATAA
- a CDS encoding PQQ-binding-like beta-propeller repeat protein has product MKRTIGLGLLLTFLSPSLAAADDWPTYMHDNARSGVSDETLKLPLRLAWDYSTPLPPQPAWPDSAKWDGWSKTYNLKTRQVFDRVYHVAVGEGAVYFGSSSSDQVYCLDAATGKKRWSFFTEGPVRLAPMLHDGRVYFGSDDGYVYCVEAADGKLVWKHRPGPHPRRIPGNGRVISVWPVRGSLVLQDGLLHGAAGMFPSEKVYVFALDPATGEEAWKTPQSDLPVQGYLLASSTRLYTPSGRNNPIVFDRGNGKRLRVVEGQGGTYALLTGNQIVFGPGKTGELGLVEGDQQDQLAQFAGNHMIVTPSMSYLHTDTHLSGLDRPQYLAHSRIRKALMGEHRGHRDALKKLGADGDKAEIKKHKEEMARISTRLQEVAEDLKKCILYNQLCGQSLSLILAGDMLFTGGTGEVAAYGGDSGKQLWKHKVDGNVYGLAVAGGRLFASTDTGRIYCFQAAQ; this is encoded by the coding sequence GTGAAACGAACCATTGGCCTGGGCCTGTTGCTAACGTTCTTGTCGCCATCGCTGGCTGCAGCGGACGATTGGCCGACGTACATGCACGACAACGCCCGCAGTGGCGTCTCGGATGAAACGCTCAAACTTCCACTACGGTTGGCATGGGATTATTCCACGCCGCTGCCGCCACAACCTGCATGGCCCGATTCGGCCAAGTGGGACGGGTGGTCGAAAACTTACAATCTGAAAACCCGGCAGGTCTTTGACCGTGTCTATCATGTCGCCGTTGGGGAGGGGGCCGTCTATTTCGGTTCATCTTCGAGCGATCAAGTCTATTGCTTGGATGCGGCCACTGGAAAAAAACGCTGGTCTTTTTTCACCGAAGGCCCTGTACGACTCGCACCGATGCTGCACGACGGACGCGTTTATTTCGGCAGCGACGATGGGTATGTGTACTGCGTTGAAGCTGCTGATGGGAAATTGGTCTGGAAGCACCGGCCCGGTCCGCACCCGCGGCGGATTCCCGGCAACGGCCGCGTGATCTCCGTCTGGCCGGTCCGCGGGTCGTTGGTCTTACAGGACGGTCTGTTGCACGGCGCGGCAGGAATGTTTCCCTCGGAAAAGGTCTACGTCTTCGCCCTGGACCCGGCGACCGGCGAGGAAGCCTGGAAAACTCCGCAAAGCGATCTGCCGGTGCAAGGATATTTGCTCGCATCGTCGACGCGGTTGTATACACCTTCGGGACGGAACAATCCCATCGTCTTTGATCGTGGCAATGGAAAACGGCTGCGGGTCGTGGAAGGGCAGGGGGGTACGTATGCTCTGCTGACCGGCAACCAAATTGTCTTTGGCCCCGGCAAGACGGGCGAACTAGGTTTGGTCGAAGGGGACCAACAAGATCAGTTGGCTCAGTTTGCTGGAAATCACATGATCGTCACACCAAGCATGTCCTATCTGCATACGGACACGCATCTGAGCGGGTTGGATCGCCCGCAATACTTGGCGCACTCCCGCATACGAAAAGCATTGATGGGCGAACACCGCGGTCATCGCGATGCTTTGAAAAAGCTAGGAGCTGACGGGGACAAGGCCGAGATCAAAAAACATAAAGAGGAAATGGCACGGATCTCGACGCGGTTGCAAGAGGTCGCCGAAGACCTCAAAAAATGCATCCTCTACAATCAGCTGTGCGGCCAGTCTTTATCGTTGATTCTCGCCGGCGACATGCTGTTTACCGGCGGCACGGGCGAGGTCGCTGCCTATGGGGGCGACAGCGGAAAGCAGTTGTGGAAACACAAAGTCGACGGCAATGTTTACGGACTGGCTGTTGCCGGTGGACGGTTATTTGCGAGTACTGATACGGGGCGGATTTACTGTTTTCAAGCGGCGCAATAA
- a CDS encoding sugar ABC transporter ATP-binding protein: protein MIRTATPLLQCTAITKRFGGETALDGVDFSLQTGEVHGLVGSNGAGKSTLMKILAGALPDHGGQVLLNGKPTTLGNPLQAQHAGIAMVYQELSGVGQMSVAENLFLGRQPTTRLGRIDWKAMRQQAAEYLAEIDIHVDVRSRLDSHPLVIRQMVEIARGLHSGARILILDEPTSALSPPETRRLFDLIAQLKQRGVAVIFISHFIEDVLEICDRVTVLRDGRRVETVRSEVVDKHTLIHTMLGHALNRTATACETAVTLPPQTETPSVLISENLQLAGTFSNVSIKVAPGECLGLYGFVGAGHQELAHVIAGARKQDEGTILFDGCRMKPGNTHRAVQKGIVLVAADRGQTLVGGAEIYKNATLAHLKRIADKWVTSGREITAVNPLLERVGCKPAAPRMRAGDLSGGNQQKVVLSKWLLGDVRVLVLEEPTRGMDVGAKEEIMQLVAELKQRGTAVILASTEPELLLEHADRIAVFRRGTQTAEFSNCELDKATLMRHA from the coding sequence ATGATCCGAACCGCCACTCCGCTCCTGCAATGCACAGCCATCACCAAACGCTTTGGCGGCGAAACCGCGCTGGATGGCGTCGATTTTTCGCTGCAAACCGGCGAGGTGCATGGCTTGGTCGGCAGTAACGGTGCGGGTAAAAGCACGCTGATGAAAATCCTGGCCGGCGCGCTGCCCGATCACGGGGGACAAGTCCTGCTCAACGGAAAACCAACGACGCTGGGGAATCCGCTTCAAGCGCAGCATGCGGGCATCGCGATGGTTTATCAGGAACTCTCCGGCGTGGGACAAATGTCCGTCGCCGAGAATCTGTTTCTCGGCCGCCAACCGACGACGCGGCTGGGACGCATCGACTGGAAGGCCATGCGGCAACAGGCGGCGGAGTATTTGGCGGAGATTGATATTCATGTCGACGTCCGCAGCCGACTCGACAGCCATCCGTTGGTCATCCGGCAAATGGTGGAGATCGCTCGCGGACTGCATAGCGGCGCACGGATATTGATTCTCGACGAACCGACCAGCGCTTTGAGCCCGCCCGAGACTCGGCGCTTGTTTGATTTGATTGCACAACTGAAACAGCGCGGCGTTGCCGTGATTTTTATCAGCCATTTTATTGAAGATGTGCTGGAAATCTGCGACCGCGTGACCGTCCTGCGTGACGGCCGCCGCGTGGAAACTGTACGTTCTGAAGTGGTCGACAAGCATACCCTGATTCACACCATGCTGGGGCATGCATTGAATCGAACGGCAACAGCTTGTGAAACAGCCGTTACACTGCCGCCGCAGACGGAGACGCCTTCCGTACTAATCAGTGAGAATTTGCAACTTGCGGGCACATTCTCCAATGTGAGCATCAAAGTCGCTCCGGGAGAATGTTTGGGTTTGTATGGTTTTGTGGGAGCGGGGCACCAGGAACTCGCACACGTCATCGCCGGTGCCCGCAAACAGGATGAAGGCACGATTCTTTTTGACGGCTGCCGCATGAAACCGGGGAACACGCATCGTGCGGTCCAAAAAGGAATTGTCCTCGTCGCGGCCGATCGGGGGCAGACTTTAGTGGGTGGGGCGGAAATTTATAAAAATGCCACGTTGGCGCATTTGAAACGGATCGCTGATAAATGGGTCACCTCGGGGCGTGAAATCACAGCAGTCAATCCACTGTTGGAACGTGTCGGTTGCAAGCCCGCGGCGCCGCGAATGAGGGCCGGTGATTTGTCGGGCGGCAACCAACAAAAAGTAGTGCTCAGTAAATGGTTGTTGGGAGACGTGCGGGTCTTGGTTCTTGAGGAACCAACGCGCGGAATGGATGTCGGCGCCAAGGAAGAAATCATGCAACTGGTCGCTGAGCTGAAACAACGGGGCACAGCGGTCATTCTCGCCTCAACCGAGCCGGAATTGCTGCTGGAGCACGCCGATCGCATCGCTGTCTTTCGCCGCGGAACACAAACGGCCGAATTCTCTAACTGCGAACTCGACAAAGCCACCCTAATGCGGCACGCTTGA
- a CDS encoding sugar ABC transporter substrate-binding protein, with the protein MTDTNPQSSSRRNFLGNMALGGSAALTGLAAGCAKQDEQTNAGGADGQKPLKAAFSNAGLQSTWCALGKQTAELWGKLLNVEIEWFDGEFDPEKQRNKIDQIVDRDWDFCCFQAVAIDALAPPTEILRDRGIPVISMDTLLVPMDQMRKTGVWTQVSPDHIFMAESSTKHLVDKIGGKGKVIHIGGLSAHSGAQDRRTGFENIASQYSDIEVLNGGEVVWCDWKKEMARNQFESLLEQEKEPIAGAFFHSDDMALACVSAIENTIHKDMVITAVDGQKEGLHAVRDGGLAGTTVNPVCRIHRTALTLGQFYVRNNEKMDDVPVEVITPGPLVTSETGNLETMLYLADPAHCLV; encoded by the coding sequence GTGACCGATACGAATCCACAAAGCTCGTCACGCCGTAATTTTTTGGGCAACATGGCACTGGGCGGTTCCGCCGCATTGACTGGACTCGCAGCCGGTTGTGCGAAACAAGACGAACAAACAAATGCCGGTGGTGCCGACGGACAAAAACCGCTCAAGGCGGCCTTCTCCAATGCCGGGCTGCAAAGCACTTGGTGCGCGCTGGGCAAACAAACGGCCGAGTTGTGGGGCAAATTGCTGAACGTAGAAATCGAGTGGTTCGACGGCGAATTCGATCCGGAAAAACAACGCAATAAAATCGACCAGATCGTCGACCGCGACTGGGATTTTTGCTGTTTCCAAGCGGTCGCCATCGATGCCTTAGCGCCGCCGACCGAAATCCTCCGCGATCGTGGCATTCCGGTGATCTCGATGGACACCCTATTGGTCCCGATGGACCAAATGCGCAAAACCGGAGTTTGGACCCAGGTTTCTCCCGACCATATTTTCATGGCCGAGTCGAGCACAAAACATCTGGTCGACAAAATCGGCGGTAAGGGCAAGGTGATCCATATCGGCGGTCTCAGCGCTCACAGCGGCGCACAGGACCGCAGGACCGGGTTTGAAAACATCGCATCACAATATTCTGACATTGAAGTATTGAACGGCGGTGAAGTGGTATGGTGCGATTGGAAAAAGGAAATGGCCCGCAATCAATTCGAATCGTTGTTGGAACAAGAGAAAGAACCGATTGCCGGCGCGTTTTTCCACAGCGACGACATGGCGCTCGCCTGTGTGTCGGCCATTGAAAACACAATTCATAAGGACATGGTCATCACTGCGGTCGACGGGCAAAAAGAAGGCCTGCATGCGGTACGCGATGGCGGACTGGCCGGGACCACAGTCAACCCGGTCTGCCGCATCCACCGCACCGCCCTGACCTTGGGCCAGTTTTACGTTCGCAACAACGAAAAAATGGACGACGTTCCCGTCGAAGTCATCACGCCCGGCCCGCTGGTCACATCGGAAACCGGAAACCTGGAGACGATGCTCTACCTCGCCGACCCAGCGCATTGCCTCGTTTGA
- a CDS encoding heparan-alpha-glucosaminide N-acetyltransferase domain-containing protein, translating to MTTQQTTTGNAAPALSPDGRIHSIDQFRGYTVLGMFVVNYLGHYRCHYNFHHNDYFLSYADTIMPSFMFAVGISFRLTILKRLAGGAYLKTYWSYLKRCIALCLISMAMYGIGQDFDSYQEFFTDPDSEAIDQAAWDQFVAGDAEATIPPHFKEHWWLLAKLIAKSYLWETLAVIGITQLFVLPFANLRFWYRFAVLIVFGAAHVALSEWFNWQFFYGYTIDGSYVDLPSGLNNWMGEIWGTGSNRSWDGGICGIITWSVAMLAGTLCYDLMAGNTSSQTIKNLLRWGTVFLCVGYAMSCLSCLYDLPADPESTTQFVPAAADKRITNSRGNAKGGMRAQLAASPVIPDWRAVQGRSFTSFFAEPPFVARPENRLVNYWMMQKRFASLPYVVFVSGLAFVLLALFVVITDIGGIQIGVFRTFGMNPLAAYVLHKLVLMNVVFHVVPKNSAAWLYWSGLFVYLAVVYLLVRGLEKQGVYIRL from the coding sequence ATGACGACTCAGCAAACGACAACTGGAAATGCGGCGCCGGCCCTCTCGCCGGATGGTCGGATCCATTCGATCGATCAGTTTCGCGGGTACACGGTGCTGGGCATGTTTGTCGTGAACTATTTGGGGCATTACCGCTGCCACTATAATTTTCACCACAACGACTATTTTCTGAGTTATGCCGACACGATCATGCCCTCGTTCATGTTCGCTGTGGGGATCTCGTTTCGTTTAACGATTTTGAAACGGCTGGCCGGTGGCGCTTACCTGAAGACCTATTGGAGTTACCTCAAACGCTGCATTGCGCTCTGTTTGATTTCGATGGCGATGTACGGCATTGGCCAGGACTTCGACAGTTATCAAGAGTTTTTCACCGATCCGGACAGTGAAGCCATTGACCAAGCCGCGTGGGATCAGTTTGTTGCGGGCGATGCGGAGGCAACCATTCCGCCACACTTCAAAGAGCACTGGTGGCTGTTAGCCAAGTTGATCGCCAAGTCCTATCTCTGGGAAACTTTGGCGGTGATTGGCATCACGCAACTGTTTGTCTTGCCGTTTGCGAACCTGCGGTTTTGGTATCGCTTTGCTGTGCTGATTGTTTTTGGAGCCGCGCATGTGGCGCTCAGTGAATGGTTCAATTGGCAATTCTTTTACGGCTACACAATCGACGGCAGCTATGTCGACCTGCCCAGCGGCCTGAACAACTGGATGGGCGAAATCTGGGGCACCGGGTCCAACCGCAGTTGGGATGGCGGGATATGCGGGATCATCACCTGGAGCGTTGCCATGCTGGCCGGCACGTTGTGTTATGACTTGATGGCCGGAAACACCTCGTCGCAGACGATTAAAAATCTACTGCGCTGGGGCACGGTGTTTCTCTGCGTTGGTTATGCGATGTCTTGTCTTTCGTGCTTATACGACCTGCCCGCTGATCCGGAGTCGACCACCCAGTTTGTTCCCGCTGCGGCGGACAAACGGATTACGAATTCGCGCGGCAATGCGAAGGGAGGAATGCGAGCCCAACTGGCAGCCTCACCAGTGATTCCCGATTGGCGAGCAGTGCAAGGCCGATCCTTCACATCGTTCTTTGCGGAGCCGCCGTTCGTAGCTCGTCCTGAGAACCGGTTGGTGAATTATTGGATGATGCAAAAACGCTTTGCCTCGTTGCCGTATGTGGTTTTCGTCTCGGGACTCGCATTCGTGCTGTTGGCGTTGTTTGTGGTGATCACAGATATCGGCGGCATTCAGATCGGCGTGTTTCGCACATTCGGCATGAATCCGTTAGCCGCTTATGTGTTGCACAAATTGGTGTTGATGAACGTGGTATTTCACGTCGTCCCCAAGAACTCCGCTGCCTGGCTGTATTGGAGCGGATTGTTTGTGTACCTGGCGGTCGTGTATCTTCTGGTGCGCGGTTTGGAGAAACAGGGCGTTTATATCCGCCTGTAA
- a CDS encoding PHP domain-containing protein yields MRNLTPLLRTCWVIVATLCLSADSNRSVAADALDRLDIDKLRQLKVAVETLKTDRQPVTRTSEFTDYRACLHVHSFLSHDSNGTVEEIVKAAKEVGVRVLMFTNHPAADYDFFTDGHRGLVDGVLLIPGAETTGLLSFPTASVKDKLGSEPQEFVDAVQPDGGMSFLCHLEERMDWELTGLTGSEIYNTHADFKDEARFIRVLRDPLALMLKLGPALREYPQGVFAALQNYPADYLKKWDAMCAIKPHTGVSANDAHHNQGLKATIEEDGNIRIDDGLGEKVALIDPEKLPLIKPLLLGKKAGDVVFDLDLDPYARSLHHVSTHLLMKELTEANVREALQNGRAYVAFDWIADPTGFVFQLETDGNNYEMGHVSPFVSGMTLHAAAPLVGSFRLIRNGVEVARELGRSCEFSVQEPGIYRVEVWLNLEEEPRIWILSNPIYIREPESK; encoded by the coding sequence ATGCGAAACCTTACTCCACTCCTACGAACATGCTGGGTCATCGTCGCTACCCTGTGTCTGTCAGCGGATTCCAATCGCAGTGTCGCTGCCGATGCATTGGATCGGTTGGATATCGATAAATTACGACAACTCAAAGTCGCCGTCGAAACGCTCAAAACCGACCGACAGCCGGTCACGCGCACAAGTGAATTCACCGACTATCGGGCGTGTCTGCATGTGCACTCGTTTCTCTCGCACGATAGCAACGGCACGGTTGAGGAAATCGTCAAAGCCGCCAAGGAAGTCGGCGTGCGCGTGCTGATGTTTACCAATCATCCGGCGGCCGATTACGACTTTTTTACCGACGGACATCGCGGTCTTGTTGATGGCGTGTTGCTGATCCCCGGTGCGGAGACGACCGGGTTGTTGTCCTTTCCCACGGCCAGCGTGAAGGACAAACTTGGTTCTGAGCCGCAGGAATTCGTCGATGCCGTGCAACCCGACGGCGGAATGTCGTTTTTGTGCCACCTGGAAGAACGGATGGATTGGGAGCTGACCGGATTGACCGGCAGCGAGATTTATAACACGCATGCCGACTTCAAAGATGAGGCGCGGTTCATTCGCGTACTTCGCGATCCGTTGGCCTTGATGCTCAAACTGGGACCGGCGTTGCGAGAATATCCGCAGGGCGTTTTTGCCGCTCTGCAAAACTATCCGGCGGATTACCTGAAGAAATGGGATGCCATGTGCGCCATCAAACCGCACACCGGGGTCTCGGCCAACGATGCCCACCATAACCAAGGACTCAAAGCCACCATTGAAGAGGATGGAAATATACGCATCGACGATGGCTTGGGCGAAAAAGTCGCCCTGATTGATCCTGAGAAGTTGCCGTTGATCAAGCCGCTGCTGTTGGGCAAAAAGGCGGGGGACGTGGTTTTTGACCTCGATCTGGACCCCTATGCCCGCAGTCTGCACCACGTCAGTACGCATCTGTTAATGAAGGAGCTCACCGAGGCAAACGTACGCGAGGCCTTACAAAATGGCCGGGCGTATGTGGCGTTCGACTGGATCGCCGATCCGACCGGATTTGTGTTTCAGCTTGAGACCGATGGCAATAACTACGAAATGGGGCATGTGTCGCCATTTGTTTCTGGTATGACACTTCACGCCGCCGCGCCGTTGGTCGGTAGCTTTCGATTGATTCGCAACGGCGTCGAAGTCGCCCGCGAACTGGGCCGTTCCTGCGAATTTTCCGTCCAGGAACCAGGAATTTACCGCGTAGAAGTCTGGTTGAACCTTGAAGAGGAGCCGCGAATTTGGATTCTGTCCAACCCCATCTACATTCGCGAGCCGGAATCGAAATGA
- a CDS encoding ferredoxin family protein: MTHVVAEPCFGCKYTDCVVVCPVECFYEGESMLYIHPDECIDCEACVPECPVEAIFHEDNLPEEWAEYTELNAELAQTCPVLTEKKEPLAGNDS; encoded by the coding sequence ATGACCCACGTTGTCGCCGAACCTTGCTTTGGCTGCAAGTACACCGACTGTGTGGTGGTTTGCCCGGTGGAATGCTTTTATGAAGGCGAGTCGATGTTGTACATTCATCCCGATGAATGTATTGACTGCGAGGCTTGCGTTCCCGAATGCCCCGTCGAAGCCATTTTCCATGAAGACAATCTTCCGGAAGAATGGGCCGAGTATACCGAACTCAATGCGGAACTTGCCCAAACTTGCCCCGTGCTGACCGAGAAAAAAGAACCGCTGGCCGGCAACGACAGTTGA